The genome window CCGCCACAACGTCGCCGAGCTCGCCGCGCTCGCCGACTTCGCGCACGACGCGCTCGGGGCGCGCGTGTGGAACCTCTATTTCCTCGTGCCGACCGGCCGCGGCTCGCACGTTTCCGATCTCGCCGACGCCGACTACGATCGCGTGCTCGGCGAGCTCGCCGGCATCCAGCGGAAGTACGCGGACCGGATGCTCGTCAATGCCAAATGCGCGCCGCACTACGTCCGCATCCTGCAGGCCGAGGATCCGTCGTCGCCGTTCGTGAAGAGCTACGCCGGCGGCGCCGGCGGCTGTCCGGCCGGGACGCACTACCTCGGGATCCGTCCGAACGGCGACGTCACGCCGTGCCCGTATCTGCCGGAGTTCGGCGGCAATCTGCGTCGGGAGCGCCTCCGCGACATCTGGCGCGAATCGGCGGTGTTCGTTCGCATCCGCGACCGGAGCGCGCTCGGCGGACGCTGCGGCTCGTGCGAGCTCCGGGCGGCCTGCGGCGGCTGTCGCGCGCGCGCCTACGGCATGACGGGCGATTCGATGGCCGAGGACGCGCTCTGCACGCACCGGCCCGGGACGTTCGCGGCGCCGGCGCCGCCGACCCTCGAGTACGGTGCGTCCGCGGCGCCGCACGACGGGACCGTCGCATGGGACGCCGACGCCGAAGCGCGCATGAAGGACATTCCCGCGTTCGTGCGCGGCATGGTGGCGCGACGGGTGGAAGCGTACTGCCGCGACAAAGGCCTCACGCGGGTGACGGCCGACACGCTCGCCGAGATCCGGGCTCGGATGCCGACGCCGAAGCTGTTCTCGCGCTGACCGGAGTCGAGCGCCGGACGGCGTTCCATCCCGAGCTCGGTGACGGCGCGCGCGTGCGCCGCGCCTGGCTGCGGGAGATCTCGTAGCACTCGCTCGACGATCGTCGTGGCGGGCGACGCATTTGTGATTGCGTTCCGATGGCGCGCGGCGAATGCCAAGGGCCGTGCGT of Deltaproteobacteria bacterium contains these proteins:
- a CDS encoding radical SAM protein; this translates as MTMLAPGSADAFARPYVISWNLTYRCNLACEHCYLDAGGKPAIATPEFADRSELDTEACFRVVDEIAAFAPDGLLILTGGEPLLRRDIVEIIRYAAARGLWVVVGTNGVKITENLAAILKREGVRGLSLSLDALDEARHDAFRRVTGAFRNTVEGAKILARAGLPFIVQTTVGRHNVAELAALADFAHDALGARVWNLYFLVPTGRGSHVSDLADADYDRVLGELAGIQRKYADRMLVNAKCAPHYVRILQAEDPSSPFVKSYAGGAGGCPAGTHYLGIRPNGDVTPCPYLPEFGGNLRRERLRDIWRESAVFVRIRDRSALGGRCGSCELRAACGGCRARAYGMTGDSMAEDALCTHRPGTFAAPAPPTLEYGASAAPHDGTVAWDADAEARMKDIPAFVRGMVARRVEAYCRDKGLTRVTADTLAEIRARMPTPKLFSR